In Kordia antarctica, the following proteins share a genomic window:
- a CDS encoding ribonucleoside-diphosphate reductase subunit alpha codes for MFVAKRDGRKEPMMFDKITSRVRKLCYGLNDLVDPVKVAMRVIEGLYDGVTTSELDNLAAEIAATMTTTHPDYARLAARISVSNLHKNTKKSFSEAMEDLYQYVNPRTGKEAPLLSDEVYKVIMENADRLDSTIIYNRDFGYDYFGFKTLERSYLLKLNGKISERPQHMLMRVSIGIHLNDLDSAIETYELMSKKYFTHATPTLFNSGTPKPQMSSCFLLAMKDDSIDGIYDTLKQTARISQSAGGIGLSIHNVRATGSYIAGTNGTSNGIVPMLQVFNDTARYVDQGGGKRKGSFAIYIEPWHADIFDFLDLKKNHGKEEMRARDLFYAMWIPDLFMERVQEDSSWTLMCPNECPNLFNVHSEEFEELYLKYESAGKGRKTIKARELWEKILESQIETGTPYMLYKDAANRKSNQKNLGTIRSSNLCTEIMEYTSPDEVAVCNLASIALPMFIKGKEFDHKELFRVTKRVTRNLNKVIDRNYYPVKEAENSNFRHRPIGLGVQGLADTFIKLRMPFTSDEAKKLNQEIFETLYFAAVTASMEMAIEEGTYQSYEGSPISQGEFQYNLWGIKDEELSGRWDWAKLRTEVMKNGVRNSLLVAPMPTASTSQILGNNECFEPYTSNIYTRRVLSGEFIVVNKHLLEDLVNLGLWTEDLKQDLMRANGSIQHMEEIPQDIKELYKTVWELSMKDIIDMSRHRGYFIDQSQSLNLFMEGATMSKLTSMHFYAWKSGLKTGMYYLRTKSAVDAIKFTVAKEVKQEPVAIEAAAAVTVAAETVGEKPTPVAVEPLTPEELKEIIARSKEGEDDDCLMCGS; via the coding sequence ATGTTTGTAGCAAAAAGAGACGGAAGAAAAGAACCAATGATGTTTGACAAGATCACTTCACGCGTGAGAAAGTTATGCTATGGCTTAAACGACTTGGTAGATCCTGTAAAAGTTGCCATGCGTGTTATTGAAGGATTATACGATGGAGTAACGACTTCAGAATTAGATAACTTGGCAGCAGAAATTGCCGCCACTATGACGACTACGCATCCTGATTATGCTCGATTGGCTGCGCGTATTTCTGTATCTAACTTACACAAAAACACGAAAAAATCTTTCTCTGAGGCGATGGAGGATTTATATCAATATGTAAATCCAAGAACCGGAAAAGAAGCGCCATTATTATCTGATGAAGTTTATAAGGTAATTATGGAAAATGCAGATCGTTTAGATTCTACAATTATCTATAACCGCGATTTTGGATACGATTACTTCGGATTTAAAACGTTGGAGCGTTCGTACTTATTAAAGTTAAATGGAAAAATTTCAGAACGTCCACAACACATGTTGATGCGTGTTTCTATCGGAATTCACTTAAATGATTTGGATTCAGCGATTGAAACCTACGAGTTGATGTCTAAAAAGTATTTTACGCATGCAACGCCAACGTTATTCAACTCTGGAACTCCAAAACCTCAAATGTCATCCTGCTTCTTATTGGCAATGAAAGATGATAGTATTGACGGTATTTATGATACGTTAAAACAAACGGCGAGAATCTCTCAATCAGCTGGTGGAATCGGGTTATCTATTCACAATGTTCGTGCAACTGGTTCATACATTGCAGGAACCAACGGAACTAGTAACGGAATTGTGCCAATGTTACAAGTATTCAATGACACAGCGCGTTATGTAGATCAAGGTGGCGGAAAACGGAAAGGTTCATTCGCAATATATATAGAACCTTGGCATGCAGATATTTTTGATTTTCTTGATTTGAAGAAGAATCATGGGAAAGAAGAAATGCGTGCCCGCGATTTGTTCTACGCAATGTGGATTCCAGATTTATTTATGGAACGTGTTCAAGAAGATAGTTCATGGACGTTAATGTGTCCAAATGAATGTCCAAACTTATTCAACGTACATAGTGAAGAGTTTGAAGAATTATACTTAAAATACGAATCAGCAGGAAAAGGAAGAAAAACAATTAAGGCGCGTGAGTTATGGGAGAAAATCCTAGAATCTCAAATTGAAACAGGAACGCCGTATATGTTGTATAAAGATGCAGCAAACCGCAAATCGAACCAAAAGAATTTAGGAACCATTCGTTCTTCAAACTTATGTACAGAAATCATGGAGTATACGTCTCCTGATGAAGTAGCGGTTTGTAATTTGGCTTCGATTGCATTGCCAATGTTTATAAAAGGAAAAGAATTTGATCACAAAGAATTATTCCGTGTAACCAAACGTGTAACAAGAAACTTAAACAAAGTAATTGATAGAAATTACTATCCTGTAAAGGAAGCGGAAAATTCAAACTTCCGTCACCGTCCAATTGGATTAGGTGTGCAAGGATTGGCAGATACTTTCATCAAATTGAGAATGCCGTTTACGTCAGACGAAGCTAAGAAACTGAATCAAGAAATATTTGAAACTTTATATTTTGCAGCAGTTACAGCTTCCATGGAAATGGCAATAGAAGAAGGAACATACCAGAGTTATGAAGGTTCGCCAATATCACAAGGAGAATTTCAATATAACTTATGGGGAATTAAAGATGAAGAACTCAGCGGACGTTGGGACTGGGCAAAATTGCGTACAGAAGTGATGAAAAATGGTGTGCGTAACTCGTTATTAGTAGCGCCAATGCCAACAGCTTCCACTTCGCAGATTCTTGGAAACAACGAATGTTTTGAGCCATACACTTCAAATATTTATACACGTAGAGTCCTTTCGGGAGAATTTATTGTGGTAAATAAGCATTTACTAGAAGATTTAGTAAACTTAGGTTTATGGACAGAAGATTTAAAACAAGATTTGATGCGTGCGAATGGTTCTATTCAACACATGGAGGAAATTCCACAAGACATCAAAGAATTGTATAAAACTGTTTGGGAATTGAGTATGAAAGATATCATTGACATGTCTCGTCACAGAGGATATTTCATTGATCAATCGCAATCATTGAACTTGTTTATGGAAGGCGCAACGATGTCTAAATTAACATCAATGCACTTCTACGCTTGGAAATCTGGATTGAAAACGGGAATGTATTACTTACGAACAAAATCGGCAGTAGATGCAATTAAATTTACCGTAGCAAAAGAGGTAAAGCAAGAACCTGTAGCTATTGAAGCAGCCGCGGCAGTAACAGTTGCAGCAGAAACAGTAGGGGAAAAGCCAACTCCTGTAGCAGTTGAGCCTTTAACGCCAGAAGAATTGAAGGAAATCATAGCAAGATCGAAAGAAGGCGAAGATGATGATTGCTTAATGTGTGGTTCTTAA
- a CDS encoding ribonucleotide-diphosphate reductase subunit beta, with translation MSSAIEPILQENKDRFVIFPIKHADIWEWYKKSEASFWTAEEIDLHQDLTDWTTKLNDDERYFIKHILAFFAASDGIVNENLAENFVNEVQYSEAKFFYGFQIMMENIHSETYSLLIDTYVKDEKEKGMLFQAIDNFPAIKKKADWALQWIDSPSFAERLIAFAAVEGIFFSGAFCSIYWLKKRGIMPGLTFSNELISRDEGVHCDFAVHLHNNHLVNKVPKERIRAIIVDALNIEREFVTESLPVSLIGMNAKLMTQYLEFVTDRLLQELNCEKEYNVSNPFDFMDMISLQGKTNFFEKRVSEYQKAGVLNKEEESDKFSFDADF, from the coding sequence ATGTCATCAGCAATAGAACCCATTTTACAAGAAAATAAAGACAGATTTGTGATTTTTCCAATCAAACACGCGGATATTTGGGAATGGTACAAGAAATCGGAAGCTAGTTTTTGGACAGCGGAAGAAATTGATTTACACCAAGATCTTACGGATTGGACAACGAAATTAAATGATGACGAGCGTTATTTTATAAAACACATCTTAGCATTTTTTGCAGCATCAGATGGAATTGTAAATGAAAACTTAGCGGAAAACTTCGTAAATGAAGTGCAATATTCGGAAGCTAAATTTTTCTACGGATTTCAAATCATGATGGAAAACATACATTCTGAAACCTATTCATTACTTATTGATACATACGTGAAAGATGAAAAGGAAAAAGGGATGCTGTTTCAAGCAATTGATAATTTCCCAGCTATTAAAAAGAAAGCAGATTGGGCTTTACAATGGATTGATTCGCCAAGTTTTGCTGAACGTTTAATTGCGTTTGCAGCTGTAGAAGGTATTTTCTTTTCAGGAGCTTTCTGTTCTATTTATTGGTTGAAGAAAAGAGGAATTATGCCAGGATTAACATTTTCGAACGAGTTAATTTCTCGTGATGAAGGTGTGCATTGTGATTTTGCGGTGCATTTGCACAATAATCACCTTGTAAATAAAGTTCCTAAAGAACGTATTCGTGCCATTATTGTTGATGCGTTAAATATAGAACGTGAGTTTGTCACGGAATCATTGCCAGTAAGTCTTATTGGAATGAACGCTAAATTAATGACACAATACTTGGAGTTTGTTACCGACAGACTTTTACAAGAATTGAATTGTGAAAAGGAGTATAATGTATCAAATCCATTTGATTTTATGGATATGATTTCCCTTCAAGGTAAAACAAACTTCTTCGAAAAAAGAGTATCTGAATATCAAAAAGCAGGTGTTTTAAACAAAGAAGAAGAATCAGATAAATTCAGCTTTGACGCTGATTTCTAG
- a CDS encoding DUF3109 family protein, whose translation MFHLGKTIVSEDIIEKDFVCNLHACKGVCCVAGDAGAPLEKDEIKILEDIYETVKPFLRKEGIEAIEQQGTYIVTEKGELETPLVNGAECAYVTFDDKKVAMCGIEQAYNKGLVSWKKPISCHLYPVRVQDYSEFAAVNYHKWQVCDDACTLGKELQVPVYKFVKEALIRKFGEDWYLELEKTAQKLGR comes from the coding sequence ATGTTTCATTTAGGAAAAACCATTGTTTCGGAAGATATTATTGAAAAGGATTTTGTATGCAATTTACATGCCTGTAAAGGTGTTTGTTGTGTTGCAGGAGATGCTGGAGCGCCGCTGGAAAAAGACGAAATTAAAATTCTAGAAGATATTTATGAAACCGTGAAACCATTCCTCAGAAAAGAGGGAATTGAAGCTATTGAACAACAAGGAACCTATATTGTAACTGAAAAAGGTGAACTAGAAACTCCATTAGTAAATGGTGCTGAATGTGCATATGTTACTTTTGACGATAAAAAAGTTGCGATGTGCGGAATTGAACAAGCATATAACAAAGGTTTGGTCAGTTGGAAAAAACCGATTTCATGTCATTTATATCCTGTTCGTGTGCAAGATTATAGTGAATTTGCAGCTGTGAATTATCATAAGTGGCAAGTTTGCGATGATGCATGTACTTTAGGAAAAGAATTGCAAGTTCCGGTTTATAAATTTGTCAAGGAAGCTTTAATTCGAAAATTTGGCGAAGATTGGTATTTAGAATTAGAGAAGACAGCACAAAAATTAGGTCGCTAA
- a CDS encoding DUF6503 family protein codes for MKKSFFYCLLCCFIYITTATSQELTGQQLLEKAIEYHDPNSNWETFNGTLNVTMETPKNAPRVSTIKINLPKEYFYVKASRDAKTTEYTVEKDTCVITFNGETNISDKVAKENNLSCDRANMYKNYYTYLYGLPMKLKDAGTVIHPKVTKKTFKGKKYLVLKVTYKESVGKDTWYFYFDPKTYAMEVYQFFKDESKNDGEYILLTDETVINDIKIPKKRAWYYNKDNGYLGTDILK; via the coding sequence ATGAAGAAATCATTTTTCTATTGCCTACTATGCTGTTTTATCTATATAACAACGGCAACGAGCCAAGAACTTACAGGACAACAATTACTAGAAAAAGCTATTGAATATCACGATCCTAATAGCAATTGGGAAACTTTCAACGGAACGTTAAACGTAACGATGGAAACGCCTAAAAATGCACCTCGCGTAAGTACGATTAAGATTAATTTGCCAAAGGAATATTTTTATGTAAAAGCTTCGCGCGATGCTAAAACGACTGAATACACGGTTGAAAAAGATACGTGTGTAATTACTTTTAATGGTGAAACAAACATTTCTGATAAAGTTGCCAAAGAGAATAATCTCAGTTGCGATCGTGCCAATATGTATAAAAATTATTACACGTATTTATATGGTTTGCCAATGAAATTGAAAGATGCAGGAACTGTTATTCATCCAAAAGTAACGAAGAAAACCTTCAAGGGAAAAAAATACTTAGTCTTAAAAGTAACGTATAAAGAAAGCGTTGGAAAAGATACTTGGTATTTTTATTTTGATCCAAAAACGTATGCAATGGAAGTATATCAGTTTTTTAAAGATGAATCTAAAAATGATGGCGAATACATTCTATTAACGGATGAAACTGTTATTAACGATATCAAAATACCTAAAAAACGCGCTTGGTATTATAATAAGGATAATGGATATTTGGGAACGGATATATTGAAATAG